TCGCAGTCGTCGAAGAGTCGCTCGACGGGGACGGGATCGACGTGGAGACGGCGATCCTGTACGGAACGGACGTCGCCGAAACCATCCGCGATGCGGCGGACGAGTTCGATGCGTCGGCTATCGTCTTCACGCCCCGTGGCGGCAGCCGGTGGCTGAAACTCCTGACGGGGGACACGGCGTTGGGGCTGCTCGAACGGGCGACCCGGCCGGTCGTGGTCCTGCCGGACACCGAGGAGGGTGACGGATGACCGACCAGGAGCTCGCTCGCGACCTCGGCTTCCTCGAAGCGTACACCATCGGACTCGGGACGATGATCGGCGCGGGCATCTTCGTCCTGCCGAGCATCGCGGCCGAGGCTGCGGGGCCGGCCAGCATGGTCTCGTTCGCCATCGGCGGCCTCGTCTCGCTGCTCGCCGCCCTGTCGCTGTCGGAACTCGCGACCGGGATGCCGAAGGCCGGAGGGAGCTACTACTACGTGAACCGGTCGCTCGGGAGCTTCTTCGGGAGCATCGTCGGCTGGGGCATGTGGGCCGGACTGATGTTCGCCTCCGCGTTCTACATGCTCGGGTTCGGTCAGTACCTCACCTACTTCGTCCCGATGGGCTCGACCGGCGTCGCCGTCGCCGCGCTCGTCATGGCGGCCATCCTGACGGGCGTCAACTACTACGGCGTCAAGGAGACCGGGGCGCTCCAGAACGTCATCGTGCTCGCGCTGGTGGGGCTCATCCTCGTGTTCATCGCGTTCGGCGTCCTGAACGTCGACATGGACACCCTCGACCCGTTCAATCCGAACGGGTGGCCCGCGGTCGCCGCGACCGCCGGCACCATCTACGTCTCGTTCATCGGGTTCGAGGTCATCGCGACCAGCGCCGAGGAGATCAAGAATCCGAGCCGGAACCTCCCGCTCTCGATGATCGCCGCCGTCGTCACCCCGACGCTCCTCTACGTGCTCGTTATGTTCGTCAGCACCGGCACTCTCTCCATCGACGCGCTCGCGACCTCGAACATCCCGGTCGCCGTCGTCGCCGAAACGGTGATGAGTTCGTTCGGCAGGCTCGAACTCGGGCCGATTTCGATGTCGTGGGCCGAGGCGGGTGCGTTCGCCATGGTGGTCGGTGCGATGCTAGCGACGGTATCGAGCGCGAACGCGTCGATCCTCTCGGCGGCCCGCGTCAACTTCGCGATGGGCCGGGACAAGATCCTCACCAACTGGCTGAACCAGGTCCACGACCGCTTCCGGACGCCGTACCGGGCCATCGTCGCGACCGGCGTCGTCATCCTCGCGCTAATCGCCAGCGGCGTCCCCATCGGCACGCTCGCGGAGGTCGCCTCCTTCTCGTATCTCATCACCTATTCGCTCGTCCACGTCGCGGTCGTCGTGATGCGGCGGGCCGACCCGGACGACTACGCCCCCGCGTTCCGGATTCCGAGCGTCCTCTATCCCGTCGTCCCGATCGTCGGCTTCCTCGCCTGCATCGCGATACTACTCCAGATGAGCTGGATCGTCCAGGCGATCGGCGTCGCGATCGTCGGCGTCGGCGTCGTCTGGTACTTCGCCTACGCCCGCGACCGGGCGATCACCGAGGGCCTGGTCGGCGAGGCCATCGCTCCGGAACCGACTGCGGTCACGGACGG
This region of Halorussus rarus genomic DNA includes:
- a CDS encoding amino acid permease, with the protein product MTDQELARDLGFLEAYTIGLGTMIGAGIFVLPSIAAEAAGPASMVSFAIGGLVSLLAALSLSELATGMPKAGGSYYYVNRSLGSFFGSIVGWGMWAGLMFASAFYMLGFGQYLTYFVPMGSTGVAVAALVMAAILTGVNYYGVKETGALQNVIVLALVGLILVFIAFGVLNVDMDTLDPFNPNGWPAVAATAGTIYVSFIGFEVIATSAEEIKNPSRNLPLSMIAAVVTPTLLYVLVMFVSTGTLSIDALATSNIPVAVVAETVMSSFGRLELGPISMSWAEAGAFAMVVGAMLATVSSANASILSAARVNFAMGRDKILTNWLNQVHDRFRTPYRAIVATGVVILALIASGVPIGTLAEVASFSYLITYSLVHVAVVVMRRADPDDYAPAFRIPSVLYPVVPIVGFLACIAILLQMSWIVQAIGVAIVGVGVVWYFAYARDRAITEGLVGEAIAPEPTAVTDGKGNYRVVVPVANPDTERDLLRLAAANAHAHEDENAEIIAVNVIEVPQQTSLSQDVEFEEERVGRQAELLDAARDIAEDLDIGIRTRAIVGRDVGDVVLDVIDEEQADHVLMGWKGSRSPREHILGSNIDQVVEHAPCEVTLVKLATTERVDTVEDVVALAGEGPHAPVAARRGAELVDTTRGKGSLTLLNAQRPDDEADPRDRGEAVIADVAEAAGIEYVDYESEVVVGDDVEELLLDAVAAYDTVCVGATRSGSVSQALFGSIPETIGEEVDATVAMVRGPRQTTRSVREGLVDRLNR
- a CDS encoding universal stress protein, with the protein product MTDTLLQRIVLPVASEEDARTTCERVVPRLRDGGSAVLAVHVIEKAGGAPDKASVEQRETLAGEIFAVVEESLDGDGIDVETAILYGTDVAETIRDAADEFDASAIVFTPRGGSRWLKLLTGDTALGLLERATRPVVVLPDTEEGDG